DNA sequence from the Ruminococcus albus 7 = DSM 20455 genome:
ATATAACAAAGTTGAAAAGCACGCCCGAAAGCGGGTAAATGTATTTTGGTACATATACTTTTTTTATCATGCCGGCGTGCTGCCGTATCGACTTCATGGCGTTTTTGGTTCCAGTTGAAAAACAGGTGTAAAGCAATCTGCCTGTCAGTATATAAACAGGAAAGCTCTTATCGCCTTTCTGGAAGAATTTGCCGAATACCAGCGAAAGCACACAGGTAGTCAGCAGCGGTTCGAGCAGTGTCCATAAAATACCAAGATATGAACGGCGGTATTTTAGCTTGATGCCTTTCTTTACTAATTCTTTCAGTAAAAAACGGTATCTTTTGAAAGTTTCTATCTGTTCTTTAAACATATTTTACCTCTCGATCGGTCATGCCTGTCGGCACAACATCTTTATATATATTACCATAACGGCAAATCAATGTCAACTATATATTCGCACAAAAAAGCAGAGGTGCTTGTGCGGTATTATGTTGAAAAATAGGCTTTTGTATCGTATCTGTCAGCCTTCGGAACAGAGGATATTTACATTTTCTGACATATAAATATGTTCGCAGAAAAAATTATAACGTATAGTATTGACAAATCGGAAATCTTCGGGTATAATAAGCCATGTCAGCAGGACAAAGATAAAAATACGAAAGGACGGTGAGTCAGATGAAAAAGATATATCAGTTTAGTAATGCAAACAACATAATATTACAGGAGACTCGCCGGTGCAGTCAGCGTTAAGCTGGAAAAATTTAGCATACAGGGTGTGTTTCCATATGGGAGCACACCTTTTTTTATGCCGTTTACTATAATTGCACCGACAGCTTAATCAATTGACAGACACAAAGGAGATAAATATGTTTGAATTAAACGGAAAGTACGGTACCGCAAAGGTATTCACCGATATATGCGATGAAACTGCCGTATCACAAATAATAGAGCTTATGAACCAGCCCATGTCCGAGGGACAGAGGGTGCGCATAATGCCCGATGTCCATGCAGGTGCGGGTTGTACCGTGGGTACTACCATGACCATAACCGACAAGGCTGTGCCGAATCTTGTGGGTGTGGATATCGGATGCGGTATGGAAACAGTTAAGCTGAAAGAAAAGCACATCGAGGTTCAGCAGCTGGATAAGCTGATATACCGCGAGATACCCTCGGGGTTCGATATACGTAAGAAGCCTCACCGCTTCAATAACAAGATAGACCTGACCGAGCTTTACTGCTATGAACACATTGATCATAACAAGGCGATACACAGCCTTGGTTCTCTCGGGGGAGGAAATCACTTCATCGAAGCTGACAAGGGCAGTGATGGCGGGGTGTACATCGTTATACACTCGGGTTCCCGTCATCTGGGGCTTGAAGTTGCAAAGTTCTATCAGGAGGAAGCATACAAGCGCCTGAACGGCTGTGCAAAATCTGATATCGATGCGCTTATTGCACAGCTTAAGGAAGAGGGCAGGGATAAGCAGATCCAGACCGAGATAACCAAGCTGAAAAACACCAAGCACACTGATGTTCCAAAGCAGCTTGCATATACCGAGGGTGAACTTTTTGAGCAGTATATACATGATATGAAGATAGTTCAGCAGTTCGCCATGCTGAACCGTCAGGCGATGATGGACGAGATAATCGACGGAATGAGCCTGCACGTAAAGGAGCAGTTCACGACCATACACAACTACATCGATACCGATAATATGATACTGCGAAAGGGTGCGGTGTCGGCACAGGCTGGGGAAGTTCTGCTGATACCCATAAATATGCGTGACGGCAGTCTTATCTGTACAGGCAAGGGAAATCCCGACTGGAATTATTCCGCACCCCACGGCGCAGGCAGGATACTGTCACGCTCGGCCGCAAAGGCTCAGCTGACACTTACGGAGTTCAAGAGAGAAATGAAAGGCATATACAGCACATCGGTAAGCTCGGCTACCCTTGACGAGAGCCCCATGGCGTACAAGAGCATAGATGATATAGTCGGCAATATAGGCGATACCTGTGAGATACAGGATATCATCAAACCCATATACAACTTCAAGGCTGGCGAAGCCGAGGAGCACGGACGTACAAGAATGAGATAGGAGGACATATGGAAGATAAATTTATACCATACGAAAAGATGAGCGCCAAAGAGCGCAGAAAGATTGATAACAAGCGCCGCGGTACATGGGGCGGTATGGTACCTGTAACACGGACAGTTCCGAGCGGAAAAACCTATACACGCAAGATAAAGCATAAAAACAGCGCTTTTGATCAGTGAAAAACATATAATAATGCCCCGAAGCGAGATCATGGTGATCGCTTTGGGGCATTGTAATGTTATTTCTGTCTGTAAGTGCTGAGGAAGTCCTTCATCTCTGCCATCGACAGTTTGAGCTGATCGATGCAGGGAAGGTATACTATCCTGAAGTGGTCGGGCTGTTCCCAGTGGAATCCGCCGCCTGCCACGAGAAGGATCTTCTTTGTTCTCAGCAGGTCGAGAACGAACTGTTCGTCACTGGTGATGCCGTACTTCTTTGCATCTATCCTCGGGAATATGTAGAATGCAGCTTTCGGTTTAACTGCGCTTATACCGTCGATATCGTTCAGCAGAGTGTAGATACATTCTCTCTGGTCGTATATGCGTCCGCCGGGGAGAAGTTCCTTATCCGGAGCGCCTGTGCCTTTCAGCGCCGCAGGGATAACGTACTGCGCCTGAACGTTAGAACACAGTCTCATGGAGGACAGCATATTCAGTCCTTCAATGTAGCCGCGAACATTGTCCTTTTTGCCGCTGAGCACCATCCAGCCTGCACGGAATCCTGCGGACATATGGGACTTTGATATGCCGTTGAATGTTATGCAGAACAGGTCGGGATCAATGGATGCGATAGAGGTATGTTCAACACCGTCCATCAGCAGACGGTCATATATCTCATCGGAAAATACGATCAGGTCATGCTCACGAGCCAGTTTTGCTATCTGCTCAAGTATCTCACGGGGATATACAGCACCGGTGGGATTGTTGGGGTTGATGATGACAACAGCCTTGGTCTTTTCGGTTATCTTGCTCTCCATATCCTTGATATCGGGGAACCATTCCGAACTCTCATCGCATATATAATGTACAGCAGTACCGCCTGCAAGTGTTACCGAAGCTGTCCACAGAGGATAGTCGGGGGCGGGTACGAGCACTTCATCACCGTTGTCCAGAAGACCCTGCATTACCATGGTAATAAGTTCGCTTACGCCGTTTCCTGTGTATATGTCATCAATGGAAGCAACATTTACGCCCTTGCCGCGGTGATAAGCAAGTATAGCCTCACGTGCCTGTGGAATGCCCTTTGAAGTGGAATAGCCCTGTGCATTGTGGAGATTGTCCGTCATAGTACCGATTATCTCGGGGGGAGCGTCAAAGCCGAAGGGTGCGGGGTTGCCGATATTCAGCTTGAGTATTTTTTCACCCGCCGCGATCATTCTGTCAGCTTCGTCCATTACAGGACCTCTTATATCGTAGCAGACATTGTCCAGCTTGTGAGATTTTGAAAAAGTTCTCATTTTACTTACCTTCTTTGTCATATTATATGTATCTGTAGTTAGCTTTGATCATCTGACACAGAACGTAATGACCCTCTGTGCCAAAGCATTTCAAATTACATTGTATCACCATTCTGCTGAAAAGTCAAGGACAAGCACGAACGAATAACGTACTTTAGCTAATTACACAATTAAACAAAATGTACAACTTTTATATTTATTGTTAATTGCTTGACATTTGCAGTTTTGAAAAAAGGAAATTGCAAATGTCAGGCGTGCTACGGTATAAAAAAGACTTTTCAAACCGCAAAACGAATCGCAGATGCTTGTTTTATTCAAAATTGCCAAAAACAGGCTGCCAAAATTTATATAATGTCTATGGCAGGGTACTTGACAATCAGTTGATAAAGTAATATAATTATAGTATTGATTTTATATTTTTAAAACAATGGAGGTCATTACAATGGGCAGAGTTTATAATTTCAGCGCAGGTCCTGCTGTTCTTCCCGAGGAAGTACTCAAGGAAGCTGCTGAGGAGATGCTCGATTACAAGGGCACAGGCATGAGCGTTATGGAGATGTCTCACAGATCCAAGGCTTATGACGAGATCATCAAGGAAGCTGAGAAGGATCTCAGAGATCTGATGAACATTCCCGATAACTACAAGGTAATATTCCTGCAGGGCGGTGCTTCTCTGGTATTTGCAGAGGTACCTATGAACCTGATGAAGAATGGTAAGGCTGCTTACATCATCACAGGTCAGTGGGCAAAGAAGGCTGCTGCTGAGGCTGAGAAGTACGGTGAGGTAGTAAGAGTTGCTTCCTCCGCTGACAAGACCTTCTCATATATCCCCGATTGTTCCGATCTGGATATCCCCGAGGATGCAGACTATGTTTACATCTGCGAGAACAACACCATTTACGGTACAAAGTTCAAGACCCTGCCTAACACAAAGGGTCACGAGCTGGTAGCTGACGTTTCCAGCTGCTTCCTGAGCGAGCCTGTTGACGTTACAAAGTACGGCGTTATCTACGGCGGTGTTCAGAAGAACGTTGGTCCTTCCGGCGTACAGATCGTTATCGTAAGAGAAGACCTGATCGCTGACGGTCCCGCATTCAAGGCTTGCCCCACAATGTGCGACTGGAAGGTACAGGCTGACAATGATTCTCTGTACAACACTCCTCCCTGCTACGGCATCTACATCTGCGGCAAGGTATTCAAGTGGATCAAGAAGATGGGCGGTCTCGAGGGCATGAAGGCTCACAACGAGAAGAAGGCTAAGATCCTGTATGATTTCCTCGACAGCAGCAAGCTCTTCAAGGGCACAGTTGTTCCCGAGGACAGATCCCTGATGAACGTTCCTTTCGTTACAGGCAACGAGGAACTGGACAAGAAGTTCGTTGCTGAGGCTAAGGCTGCAGGCTTCGAGAACCTGAAGGGTCACAGAACCGTTGGCGGCATGAGAGCTTCCATCTACAACGCAATGCCTATCGAGGGCGTTGAGAAGCTGGTAGAATTCATGAAGAAGTTCGAGGCTGAGAACGCTTAATAGAAGTTAATAATGAAAGCATAGCGCAGGGCGGTAAACGGTCTGCGCTGTTGCCGATTTAATAAGGAGTGATAAAATGGCTAAAAAGGAAAAGGTCATTCGTTTCGAGAAAGTCTTTTCTCAGGATAGCGGTCTGAGTTCTCCCGGCTTCTGCATCTTTGTTGATAAAGAAACAGGCGTGAACTATATCTACTCCTATTGGGGCGAAACAGGCGGACTTACTCCTCTGCTTGACAAGGACGGCAAGCCTGTTATCACTCAGGACGGCAAAGAGCTGTTATAATAATTTTATGTAAAAGGAATGATATCAATGTACAATATTCTTACAATGAACAAGATCGCAGCCTGCGGTACCGATAAGTTCGATAAGGCTGCTTATACTATCACTGATGAGTGCGCTGAGCCTACCGCTATAATGGTACGTTCCGCTAAGCTGCACGACTACGAGATGCCTTCTTCTCTGCTGGCTATCGCAAGAGCAGGTGCAGGTGTCAACAATATCCCTGTTGACAAGTGCGCTGAGCAGGGCGTAGTTGTATTCAACACTCCCGGCGCTAACGCTAACGCAGTTAAGGAGCTGGTAATATGCGCACTGCTGCTGGCTTCCAGAAGAATTACCGAGGCTGCTGCATGGGCTAACTCCCTGAAGGGCACCGAGGACGCTCCCAAGACTGTTGAGGGCGGCAAGGCTAAGTTCGCAGGCCCCGAGATCTTCGGCAAAACACTGGGCGTTATCGGTCTGGGCGCTATCGGCGGCAAGGTTGCAAACGCTGCTGTTGCACTGGGCATGAAGGTAATCGGCTTCGATCCTTTCCTTTCCGATGCTGCTGCTAAGGCACTGGATCCTACTGTAAAGGTAGTTGACAGCAAGGACGAGATCTACAAGAACGCTGATTATATCACTCTGCACGTTCCTTTCACTCCCGATGCAAAGAACAGCATCTCCAAGGAGCAGATCGCTATGATGAAGGACGGCGTTCGCATCATCAACGCTGCAAGAGGCGAGCTGGTAGATACTGCTGCTGTTGTTGAAGCTATCAAGGCAGGCAAGATCGCAAAGTACGTTACAGACTTCGCTGATGATATCGGTCTGGGCGAAGAGAATGTTATCACTCTGCCTCACCTGGGTGCTTCCACTCCCGAGAGCGAGGACAACTGCGCTATCATGGCAGCTGACGAGCTGATGGACTACATCGAGAGAGGTAAGATCAGAAACTCTGTTACTTTCCCGAACCTCGAACTTGCTAAGACAGCTGATCAGCTGGTATGCGTACTGCACAAGGCTGAAGTTACCGAGGACGCTGTAAAGGCTGCTGCCGGCGCTGATGTTGTAGCAAGCGCTTCTGCAACAAAGAAGGCTTGGGGCTACACTCTGCTGGACGTTAAGGGTTCTGCAAATGTTGACGCTATTAAGGCTGTTGCAGGCGTTGTAGGCGTAAGAGTTATCTGATAAACATCACGTAAGGGGGATACACCATGAATGTATTCGCGCTGATACTGCTTATCGGTATACCGATGGCTGTCATGCAGATATTGTACAGGCTGTACGATCCTGACGGCGTAAAAACGCTGGCACTTGCGGAAAAGCTGCCTGTACTCATGGGTAAGAAATTCCTTATACAGATAGTGTCTCCGCTGCTGTTTATAGTGGTATTCGGGCTGATCTCGGTTCTGCTGCATATACCGATCGCGGTATTCTATGTGGTATGCGGGACGGCGATAGGTATTATCAACGGCATGGCAGTTACGCTTATGTATCACAGTGATGATCTGAAATAATGTTCATAACAGCGGAGGATGTGTCCTCCGCTGTTTTTATATTGACAAATAAAAGTACCGGTGATATAATACGTTAAAGAAATGAATGATATGATCGGAGGATCTTATGATGAACAAAAGAATTATAGCAGGGCTGATGTGCTTATCTTTGGCATTTTGTGCGGTAGTATGTCCCGGTGCTGCAGATAAAGCTCTAATACCGTCAGCTGCGCAAGCAGATACTATTGATGACGGAGTTTTTGTTTACGGACTTACAGATGACCGTACGGGTGTAAAGGTCATAGAAACAGCTACATGGCCGTACGAAGGTAGGATACTTGAATCTGCAGATATCCCCTCTGTTGTCAGAGGACTGCCTGTTAAAGAGATAGGAGCGGGTTGTTTTGCCTCATACACCAGACTTGAAAAGGTCACACTGCCTGACAGTATTGAGGTCATCGGAGATCGTGCTTTTTTTGACTGTCGAAGTCTTAATACTATCAGGATGCCGGCAAAACTGAAAAAGATAGGTCAGAGTGCTTTCATGTTCATGAATCTGAAAACTATAGTACTCCCTGATGGCTGTAAGGAGATCGGGTCAAAAGCTTTCTATGAAAATGACGGGCTTACCGTAACTATACCTGACAGCGTGACCGTTATCAACGAGAATGCATTTCAGGGAACTGAAAATGTGACTATAAAGGCACATAAAGGATCGTACGCTGAAAAGTTTGTTACTGTGAATAATAAAAGGGCTGAAAAGCTGGAATTCACATACCCGATCACTTTTGTGGAGATAAACTACAGCACTGTAAAAGGTGATATCTCAGGTGACGGCAAGGTGGATATTACAGATATCGCAAAGCTATCCGCACATATCAAGAGTAAAAAATATGTTACTGATATCGGTTCGGCAGATATTAACGGTGACGGTATCATAAATATTTCAGACCTTACTGTGATCGCGGCGCATATCAAGGGCAAAAGGGCTATGAAATGACTGCAAGGCGTTTTGGTGCCAGTGTAGAACGTCTTTTGTTCATAAAAAGAACTTGACTTTTTTTCGGATATGTTATAAAATATATATACATGTATTTTAAAATCGTAAGGAGAATAATACCATGAAGAATACCGAAAAGACAATGGAAAAGATCGTCGCACTGTGTAAAGGCAGAGGCTTCGTTTACCCCGGCAGTGAGATCTACGGCGGTCTTGCAAATACCTGGGATTACGGTCCCCTCGGCGTTGAGCTGAAAAACAATATCAAGGATGCTTGGAGAAAGAAGTTCGTTCAGGAGAACAAGTACAACGTAGGTCTTGACTCCGCTATACTGATGAACCCCCAGACATGGGTAGCTTCAGGTCATATCGGTGGCTTCTCCGACCCTCTGATGGACTGCAAGGAGTGTAAGACTCGTCACCGTGCAGATAACCTCATTGAGGACTTCGACGGCACTAACGTTGCAGGCTGGTCAAATGAGCAGATGATGGATTACATCAAGGAGAAAGGCATTCCCTGCCCCAACTGCGGCAAGCACAACTTCACCGATATCCGTCAGTTCAACCTTATGTTCAAGACTTTCCAGGGCATCACCGAGGACAGCAAGAGCGAACTGTATCTGCGTCCCGAGACTGCACAGGGTATCTTCGTAAACTTCGCTAATATCCAGAGAACTACCAGAAAGAAAGTTCCTTTCGGTGTTGCACAGGTAGGTAAGAGCTTCCGTAACGAGATCACTCCCGGTAACTTCATATTCCGTGTAAGAGAGTTCGAGCAGATGGAGCTTGAGTTCTTCTGCAAGCCCGGCACAGACCTTGAATGGTTCGATTACTGGAGAAGCTTCTGCAAGAACTTCCTGCTGAGCCTGAACATCAAGGAAGAGAACCTGAGACTGAGAGATCACTCTGCTGAGGAGCTTTGCTTCTACTCCAAGGCTACTACCGACTTTGAGTACCTCTTCCCCTTCGGCTGGGGCGAGCTGTGGGGCGTAGCTGACAGAACCGACTACGATCTCACTCAGCACATCAACACTTCGGGCAAGAGCCTTGATTACTTCGATCCCGAGACCAACGAGAGATACATCCCCTATGTTATCGAGCCTTCTCTCGGTGTTGAAAGACTGTTCCTGACTATCGTTACCGAGGCTTATGACGAGGAAGATATCGGTACTCCCGAGAAGCCTGATGTTAGAACAGTTATGCACTTCCACCCTGCACTTGCACCTTTCAAGGCTTGCGTACTGCCTCTTTCCAAGAAGCTTGCTGAGCCTGCAGGTGAACTGTATGATACTCTCGCTAAGAATTTCAGCGTTGACTACGACGAGACAGGTTCTATCGGAAAGAGATACCGCCGTCAGGACGAGATCGGTACACCTTTCTGCATAACATACGACTTTGATTCTGCTGAGGACGGCTGTGTAACAGTACGTGACAGAGATTCCATGGAGCAGGAGAGAGTAAAGATCGACGAGCTGGTTGAGTATATCAACAAGAAGATCGCATTCTGATAAGTCAGATGTACAAATAAACGTACTAAATAAGCAATCCCCCGAGCGTTTGAAAAGCTCGGGGGATTAATATTTTTTCGTAGCTAAACCGGATCGGGATTCGGCTGTCGTTTTTCAATTATCATATCTTTTTCCGGTGAGTCTATATCAAATTTATCGTGATCAACTCGTATGATCGCTGTGCCATAAGGCGAAGTAATCAATTCGTTCAGTGCTGGATCATACATTAAAACAGATGCGACTCGCCAAAGTTCAAGATTGTTTGGATCATTGATATAATCATCGGTTTCATTGCCTGCACAAAAATACCAGCCGCTGTCTTCTTCTCTTGTGGGTTTATCACGCATTCCATAACCGATCTTCCAGCCCTCTTCACGAACTTTTTTTGATACGATCGCTGTCATTTTCCACAGTTTTTTGCGTTCAATCATAGGGATATAGTATTTTTTTGAATCCAGAAACATTTCAACTGACCGATCATCAGGTGTATCATCGCTGGCGAGATCTCTGATATATGAATCCCATATCTTTTTTTCGTCTGCATTTTCGGTAAGAAGAACGGCTAATTTCAGGAGCTGATCGGGATATGCATCAATAACGTGAACGATCTCTTTAGGATCAGCATGACCTTTATCTCCGTACACAAAAATGGATAATCTCCCGTCAGAGTAAAGAAAAGCCTGGACAGCGCCAAGCTTTTCGCTGTCGTTGTAGAAAATAAAAAAGCAAGGGAAATGCTCGTTGACGAACCAGTCGAAAGCAGTTCCGTTTTTCCCGTTCATATAGAAAACAGCACCATTATCTTCCAAATCAGCTGTATTTATATCCGGAAGATTGATTTTCAGTGCCTCTTGCATATATTTCTCTATCTGCACCAATATCTTATTCATATCACTTCACCGTCCAATGAGTATATTTGTACACATTATAGCATTATGCGGCAGAAATGTCAATAAACCTGAAATAGTAACTGTGACCTTTGATTTCTATATCAGTGCTGCAGTGTCACTGCAAATTCTTTCTGCATAGACTATAAAAAACAAAACGGAAAGGAAGTGCCACAAAATGAAAAAAACTATTATAACCATGAGCAGCATAACCTATGCCATGAAAGCAAAGGAATATCTGAATTCGCTTGGCTATTGGTGTGAGGTGGAGCGCACTCGGAAAAATATAGGCAGCGGCTGTGGGTATTCAATAGTAGTGCGGGATGATGCTGATATCATCATACGCCAGCTGGAGCGCGTTAATATCCCGTATAAAGGGATATACAGCGTATAGGGGGGATGGTATGGAACTAAAAAACATGGTGAATTTTGATAATTGCGCGGGTACTTATCCTAAGCCTGACAGTGTGCGTAAGGCTGTTTCCGATGCAGTGAGGGTACTTGGGGGAAATCCGGGCAGGGGAGGGCACAGGCTGTCACTTGAAGCAGCTGAACGTATTTACGGTGTGAGAAAAAGTGCGGCAGAGTTCTTTGGCGCTGAAACGGAAAACACGGCATTTACGCCAAACTGTACCTACGCCCTGAATATGGCGATAAAAGGGATAATGCAGTTCGGCGGGCATATCATAATAAGCGGCTGGGAGCATAATTCCGTCAGCAGACCTGTATATGCCCTTACAAAGCGCTGCGGAGTGAAATGTTCGGTGGCTGAGATATTTGCAGATACGGGGAAAACTGTTGAGAGTATCGAGAAGCTTATTCGCAGCGATACTCTGTGTGTGTGCTGTATGGCGGCTTCAAATGTCACGGGAAGGATAATGCCATACAAG
Encoded proteins:
- a CDS encoding RtcB family protein; the protein is MFELNGKYGTAKVFTDICDETAVSQIIELMNQPMSEGQRVRIMPDVHAGAGCTVGTTMTITDKAVPNLVGVDIGCGMETVKLKEKHIEVQQLDKLIYREIPSGFDIRKKPHRFNNKIDLTELYCYEHIDHNKAIHSLGSLGGGNHFIEADKGSDGGVYIVIHSGSRHLGLEVAKFYQEEAYKRLNGCAKSDIDALIAQLKEEGRDKQIQTEITKLKNTKHTDVPKQLAYTEGELFEQYIHDMKIVQQFAMLNRQAMMDEIIDGMSLHVKEQFTTIHNYIDTDNMILRKGAVSAQAGEVLLIPINMRDGSLICTGKGNPDWNYSAPHGAGRILSRSAAKAQLTLTEFKREMKGIYSTSVSSATLDESPMAYKSIDDIVGNIGDTCEIQDIIKPIYNFKAGEAEEHGRTRMR
- a CDS encoding pyridoxal phosphate-dependent aminotransferase, which translates into the protein MRTFSKSHKLDNVCYDIRGPVMDEADRMIAAGEKILKLNIGNPAPFGFDAPPEIIGTMTDNLHNAQGYSTSKGIPQAREAILAYHRGKGVNVASIDDIYTGNGVSELITMVMQGLLDNGDEVLVPAPDYPLWTASVTLAGGTAVHYICDESSEWFPDIKDMESKITEKTKAVVIINPNNPTGAVYPREILEQIAKLAREHDLIVFSDEIYDRLLMDGVEHTSIASIDPDLFCITFNGISKSHMSAGFRAGWMVLSGKKDNVRGYIEGLNMLSSMRLCSNVQAQYVIPAALKGTGAPDKELLPGGRIYDQRECIYTLLNDIDGISAVKPKAAFYIFPRIDAKKYGITSDEQFVLDLLRTKKILLVAGGGFHWEQPDHFRIVYLPCIDQLKLSMAEMKDFLSTYRQK
- the serC gene encoding 3-phosphoserine/phosphohydroxythreonine transaminase; this translates as MGRVYNFSAGPAVLPEEVLKEAAEEMLDYKGTGMSVMEMSHRSKAYDEIIKEAEKDLRDLMNIPDNYKVIFLQGGASLVFAEVPMNLMKNGKAAYIITGQWAKKAAAEAEKYGEVVRVASSADKTFSYIPDCSDLDIPEDADYVYICENNTIYGTKFKTLPNTKGHELVADVSSCFLSEPVDVTKYGVIYGGVQKNVGPSGVQIVIVREDLIADGPAFKACPTMCDWKVQADNDSLYNTPPCYGIYICGKVFKWIKKMGGLEGMKAHNEKKAKILYDFLDSSKLFKGTVVPEDRSLMNVPFVTGNEELDKKFVAEAKAAGFENLKGHRTVGGMRASIYNAMPIEGVEKLVEFMKKFEAENA
- a CDS encoding DUF6440 family protein; the encoded protein is MAKKEKVIRFEKVFSQDSGLSSPGFCIFVDKETGVNYIYSYWGETGGLTPLLDKDGKPVITQDGKELL
- a CDS encoding 3-phosphoglycerate dehydrogenase is translated as MYNILTMNKIAACGTDKFDKAAYTITDECAEPTAIMVRSAKLHDYEMPSSLLAIARAGAGVNNIPVDKCAEQGVVVFNTPGANANAVKELVICALLLASRRITEAAAWANSLKGTEDAPKTVEGGKAKFAGPEIFGKTLGVIGLGAIGGKVANAAVALGMKVIGFDPFLSDAAAKALDPTVKVVDSKDEIYKNADYITLHVPFTPDAKNSISKEQIAMMKDGVRIINAARGELVDTAAVVEAIKAGKIAKYVTDFADDIGLGEENVITLPHLGASTPESEDNCAIMAADELMDYIERGKIRNSVTFPNLELAKTADQLVCVLHKAEVTEDAVKAAAGADVVASASATKKAWGYTLLDVKGSANVDAIKAVAGVVGVRVI
- a CDS encoding leucine-rich repeat protein yields the protein MMNKRIIAGLMCLSLAFCAVVCPGAADKALIPSAAQADTIDDGVFVYGLTDDRTGVKVIETATWPYEGRILESADIPSVVRGLPVKEIGAGCFASYTRLEKVTLPDSIEVIGDRAFFDCRSLNTIRMPAKLKKIGQSAFMFMNLKTIVLPDGCKEIGSKAFYENDGLTVTIPDSVTVINENAFQGTENVTIKAHKGSYAEKFVTVNNKRAEKLEFTYPITFVEINYSTVKGDISGDGKVDITDIAKLSAHIKSKKYVTDIGSADINGDGIINISDLTVIAAHIKGKRAMK
- a CDS encoding glycine--tRNA ligase; translation: MKNTEKTMEKIVALCKGRGFVYPGSEIYGGLANTWDYGPLGVELKNNIKDAWRKKFVQENKYNVGLDSAILMNPQTWVASGHIGGFSDPLMDCKECKTRHRADNLIEDFDGTNVAGWSNEQMMDYIKEKGIPCPNCGKHNFTDIRQFNLMFKTFQGITEDSKSELYLRPETAQGIFVNFANIQRTTRKKVPFGVAQVGKSFRNEITPGNFIFRVREFEQMELEFFCKPGTDLEWFDYWRSFCKNFLLSLNIKEENLRLRDHSAEELCFYSKATTDFEYLFPFGWGELWGVADRTDYDLTQHINTSGKSLDYFDPETNERYIPYVIEPSLGVERLFLTIVTEAYDEEDIGTPEKPDVRTVMHFHPALAPFKACVLPLSKKLAEPAGELYDTLAKNFSVDYDETGSIGKRYRRQDEIGTPFCITYDFDSAEDGCVTVRDRDSMEQERVKIDELVEYINKKIAF
- a CDS encoding DUF2185 domain-containing protein, translated to MNKILVQIEKYMQEALKINLPDINTADLEDNGAVFYMNGKNGTAFDWFVNEHFPCFFIFYNDSEKLGAVQAFLYSDGRLSIFVYGDKGHADPKEIVHVIDAYPDQLLKLAVLLTENADEKKIWDSYIRDLASDDTPDDRSVEMFLDSKKYYIPMIERKKLWKMTAIVSKKVREEGWKIGYGMRDKPTREEDSGWYFCAGNETDDYINDPNNLELWRVASVLMYDPALNELITSPYGTAIIRVDHDKFDIDSPEKDMIIEKRQPNPDPV
- a CDS encoding DUF3343 domain-containing protein, which encodes MKKTIITMSSITYAMKAKEYLNSLGYWCEVERTRKNIGSGCGYSIVVRDDADIIIRQLERVNIPYKGIYSV